Proteins from a single region of Acidovorax sp. NCPPB 3576:
- a CDS encoding YnfA family protein produces MFELKTLALYAVTALAEIVGCYLPWLWLRQGASPWLLVPAAASLALFAWLLTLHPAAAGRVYAAYGGVYVAVAIGWLWAVDGVRPTAWDVAGVAVTLAGMAIIAFAPRTA; encoded by the coding sequence ATGTTCGAGTTGAAAACCCTGGCGCTGTACGCCGTCACCGCGCTGGCGGAGATCGTGGGCTGCTATCTGCCGTGGCTGTGGCTGCGCCAGGGCGCGAGCCCCTGGCTGCTGGTGCCGGCGGCCGCAAGCCTCGCGCTGTTCGCCTGGCTGCTCACCCTGCATCCGGCCGCGGCCGGGCGGGTGTATGCGGCCTATGGCGGCGTCTATGTGGCGGTGGCCATCGGCTGGCTCTGGGCGGTGGACGGCGTGCGCCCCACCGCGTGGGACGTGGCAGGCGTGGCCGTCACCCTGGCTGGCATGGCGATCATCGCCTTCGCGCCGCGCACGGCCTAG
- a CDS encoding cell division protein FtsZ yields MSNFQLGLIIAGGVVLAAIVAFNAWSAHRNAPKRAKPPEPDGAAEPALRQEPAFDATGAPVEGPDVPGTGADPSFDGHTVDLRDAMQLPVPPSERRGGLDPLIDAIAPLVAEQIVSGDAALAALPPTRRAGSKAFAIEGFNESTQQWETPVAGQRYTHFQAGVQLANRVGALNEIEFSEFVVKAQGFADAINAAADFPDMLHEVARARELDQFAGDHDAQLAFVLRARQAAWSPGYVQQNAVRLGFTAGAIPGRLVLPASGPGLPPVLTLAYDTQFALSDDPEQSAIRDITLSLDVAQVHRSEQPFARLREVAAALGEAMDGALCDQNGTPLPAMTMDPIAADLELLYDKLDSRELSAGSLLARRLFS; encoded by the coding sequence ATGAGCAACTTCCAACTCGGCCTCATCATCGCGGGCGGCGTCGTTCTGGCGGCCATCGTCGCCTTCAACGCCTGGTCCGCCCACCGCAATGCCCCCAAGCGCGCCAAGCCGCCCGAGCCCGACGGCGCGGCCGAGCCCGCGCTGCGGCAAGAGCCGGCCTTCGATGCCACGGGAGCCCCGGTCGAAGGCCCCGACGTGCCGGGCACGGGCGCCGACCCGTCCTTCGACGGCCACACCGTGGACCTGCGCGATGCGATGCAGCTGCCCGTGCCGCCGTCCGAGCGCCGCGGCGGGCTGGACCCGCTCATCGACGCCATCGCCCCGCTGGTGGCCGAGCAGATCGTCTCGGGCGACGCCGCCCTGGCCGCACTGCCGCCCACGCGCCGCGCGGGCAGCAAGGCCTTCGCCATCGAGGGCTTCAACGAATCCACCCAGCAGTGGGAGACGCCCGTGGCCGGCCAGCGCTACACCCACTTCCAGGCCGGCGTGCAACTGGCCAACCGCGTGGGCGCGCTCAACGAGATCGAGTTCTCGGAGTTCGTCGTCAAGGCCCAGGGCTTCGCCGATGCCATCAACGCCGCGGCCGACTTCCCCGACATGCTGCACGAGGTGGCCCGCGCCCGCGAGCTGGACCAGTTCGCGGGCGATCACGACGCGCAACTGGCCTTCGTGCTGCGCGCGCGGCAAGCTGCGTGGAGCCCCGGCTACGTGCAGCAGAACGCCGTGCGCCTGGGCTTCACCGCGGGCGCCATTCCCGGCCGGCTCGTGCTGCCCGCGAGCGGCCCGGGCCTGCCGCCGGTGCTGACCCTGGCCTACGACACGCAGTTCGCGCTGTCGGACGACCCGGAGCAGTCGGCCATCCGCGACATCACGCTGAGCCTGGACGTGGCCCAGGTGCACCGCTCCGAGCAGCCGTTCGCGCGCCTGCGCGAGGTGGCGGCCGCCCTGGGCGAGGCCATGGACGGCGCGCTGTGCGACCAGAACGGCACGCCGCTGCCCGCCATGACCATGGACCCCATCGCCGCCGACCTAGAGCTGCTGTACGACAAGCTCGACAGCCGCGAGCTGTCGGCCGGCTCGCTGCTGGCGCGCCGCCTGTTCAGCTGA
- the smc gene encoding chromosome segregation protein SMC, giving the protein MRLNSIKLAGFKSFAEPTNFMLPGQLVGVVGPNGCGKSNIMDAVRWVLGESKASELRGESMQDVIFSGTTSRKQASRASVELVFDNADHRAGGQWGQYGEIAVKRVLTRDGNSSYFINNQPVRRRDVQDVFLGTGLGPRAYAIIGQGTISRIIESRPEELRLFLEEAAGVSKYKERRRETENRLSDTRENLTRVEDILRELNANLERLEKQAEVAARYNALQADVTLKQHQLWFLKRADAEAEQAKVRADGLQAVNDLESRMADLRSVESDLETIRQAHYAAGDHVNQAQGKLYEATAEVGRLEAEIRYVVEGRQRVELRLTQLAEQIAQWSARKEEAEHEMENLAGAGVDADERAELLAAQVEEQAMQLPDLEEALRQGQQHANEQRGAVVQVQQQIGVLAAEQRSIDEQSRQLDARHERLRTDRNALAAPDEARLANLRGQLDAAQEGAEMAEARLAELQESVPQLDEDRRTRQQAVNVESARQADLSARMEALKALQEKVKTDGKLQPWLARHGLDGLQGLWSRIHIEPGWENALEAALRERLGALEISRLDSVRGFLGAGGNDAPPARLAFYTAPPAGIPEPTGAATRLSDLLRLNDAGLRAVLTDWLQGCYTAQTLDEALNRRPALQPGEVVYVPTGHAVSAHSVSFYAQDSEQSGLLARAQEIEHLEKELRAQALISDESRTALVRAESAYADASQRLVAARREASEAQSRAHELQVETLRLTQLADQARARSEQIGADLAEVEAQLADLQERRVTAEARFEELDMQLADSQERHAQLDERVIAAERKLAECREQQRSLERQAQEATFSRRSLEARRAELARTLDTAGSQTRALADEQQRAQDERARLSDAAAQGGLQQALDLKIEREKALGAQRSEYDDLTAKLRASDERRMQLERALDPLRARITEFQLKEQAARLGLEQYTTLLADAQADLEAVAQSIEAGGVRSAGLQSEIDRLHREIAALGAVNLAALEELNLARERKTFLDSQTADLTEAMTTLEDAIRKIDAETRELLSGTFETVNGHFGRMFPELFGGGNARLIITGDEILDSGVQVMAQPPGKKNQTIHLLSGGEKALTAIALVFAIFQLNPAPFCLLDEVDAPLDDANTERYAKLVSSMSRGTQFLFISHNKIAMEMAEQLIGVTMQEQGVSRIVAVDMESALSMADA; this is encoded by the coding sequence GTGCGTCTCAACTCCATCAAACTCGCCGGCTTCAAGTCGTTCGCAGAGCCCACCAATTTCATGCTCCCAGGCCAGCTGGTAGGCGTGGTGGGCCCGAACGGCTGCGGCAAGTCCAACATCATGGATGCGGTGCGCTGGGTGCTGGGGGAGTCGAAAGCCAGCGAGCTGCGCGGCGAGTCGATGCAGGACGTGATCTTCAGCGGCACCACCAGCCGCAAGCAGGCCAGCCGCGCCAGCGTGGAACTGGTCTTCGACAACGCCGACCACCGCGCCGGCGGACAGTGGGGCCAGTACGGCGAGATCGCCGTCAAGCGCGTGCTCACGCGCGACGGCAACAGCAGCTATTTCATCAACAACCAGCCGGTGCGCCGGCGCGACGTGCAGGACGTGTTCCTGGGAACGGGACTGGGGCCCCGCGCCTACGCCATCATCGGCCAGGGCACCATCAGCCGCATCATCGAGTCGCGCCCCGAAGAGCTGCGCCTTTTCCTGGAAGAGGCCGCGGGCGTCTCCAAATACAAGGAGCGCCGCCGCGAGACCGAAAACCGGCTGTCCGACACGCGCGAGAACCTCACGCGGGTCGAAGACATCCTGCGCGAGCTGAACGCCAACCTGGAACGCCTGGAAAAGCAGGCCGAGGTGGCTGCCCGGTACAACGCGCTGCAGGCCGACGTCACCCTCAAGCAGCACCAGCTGTGGTTCTTGAAGCGTGCCGATGCCGAGGCCGAGCAGGCCAAGGTGCGCGCCGACGGCCTGCAGGCCGTGAACGACCTCGAATCGCGCATGGCCGACCTGCGCTCGGTCGAATCCGACCTCGAAACCATCCGCCAGGCGCACTACGCCGCGGGCGACCACGTCAACCAGGCGCAGGGCAAGCTCTACGAGGCCACGGCCGAAGTGGGCCGGCTGGAGGCCGAGATCCGCTACGTGGTCGAAGGCCGCCAGCGCGTGGAACTGCGCCTCACCCAGTTGGCCGAGCAGATCGCCCAGTGGTCGGCCCGCAAGGAAGAGGCCGAACACGAGATGGAGAACCTCGCCGGTGCCGGCGTGGACGCCGACGAGCGCGCCGAACTGCTGGCCGCCCAGGTCGAGGAGCAGGCCATGCAATTGCCCGACCTCGAAGAGGCGCTGCGCCAGGGCCAGCAGCACGCCAACGAACAGCGCGGCGCGGTGGTGCAGGTGCAGCAGCAGATCGGCGTGCTGGCCGCCGAGCAGCGCAGCATCGACGAGCAGAGCCGCCAGCTCGATGCCCGCCATGAACGCCTGCGCACCGACCGCAACGCCCTGGCCGCGCCCGACGAGGCGCGGCTGGCCAACCTGCGCGGCCAGCTCGATGCCGCCCAGGAGGGCGCCGAAATGGCCGAGGCCCGGCTGGCCGAGCTGCAGGAATCCGTGCCGCAACTGGACGAAGACCGCCGCACCCGCCAGCAGGCCGTGAACGTGGAGAGCGCCCGCCAGGCCGATCTGTCGGCGCGCATGGAGGCGCTCAAGGCGCTGCAGGAAAAGGTCAAGACCGATGGCAAGCTGCAGCCCTGGCTGGCGCGCCACGGCCTGGATGGACTGCAGGGCCTGTGGAGCCGCATCCACATCGAGCCCGGCTGGGAGAACGCGCTGGAAGCCGCGCTGCGCGAGCGCCTGGGCGCCCTCGAAATCAGCCGGCTGGACAGCGTGCGCGGCTTTTTGGGTGCGGGCGGCAACGACGCCCCCCCGGCCCGCCTGGCCTTCTACACCGCGCCGCCCGCCGGCATTCCCGAGCCCACCGGCGCTGCCACCCGCCTGTCGGACCTGCTGCGCCTGAACGACGCCGGCCTGCGCGCCGTGCTCACCGACTGGCTGCAGGGCTGCTACACCGCGCAGACGCTCGACGAGGCGCTGAACCGCCGCCCCGCGCTGCAGCCCGGCGAGGTGGTCTATGTGCCCACGGGCCATGCGGTCAGCGCGCACAGCGTGAGCTTTTACGCCCAGGACTCCGAGCAGTCCGGCCTGCTGGCCCGCGCGCAGGAGATCGAGCACCTCGAAAAGGAACTGCGCGCGCAGGCCCTCATCAGCGACGAATCGCGCACGGCGCTGGTGCGTGCCGAGTCGGCCTATGCCGACGCCTCGCAGCGCCTCGTGGCCGCGCGCCGCGAAGCCAGCGAGGCGCAAAGCCGTGCCCATGAACTGCAGGTGGAAACGTTGCGCCTGACCCAGCTGGCCGACCAGGCCCGCGCGCGCAGCGAGCAGATCGGCGCCGACCTGGCCGAGGTCGAGGCGCAGCTGGCCGACCTGCAGGAGCGGCGCGTGACGGCCGAGGCGCGTTTCGAAGAACTGGACATGCAACTGGCCGACAGCCAGGAGCGCCACGCGCAACTGGACGAGCGCGTGATCGCCGCCGAGCGCAAGCTCGCCGAATGCCGCGAGCAGCAGCGCAGCCTGGAGCGCCAGGCGCAAGAGGCCACGTTCTCCCGCCGCAGCCTGGAGGCGCGCCGGGCCGAACTCGCCCGCACGCTCGACACGGCCGGCAGCCAGACCCGCGCGCTGGCTGATGAGCAGCAGCGTGCGCAGGACGAGAGGGCGCGCCTGTCCGACGCGGCGGCACAGGGCGGCCTGCAGCAGGCGCTGGACCTCAAGATCGAGCGCGAGAAAGCCCTGGGCGCCCAGCGCAGCGAGTACGACGACCTGACCGCCAAGCTGCGCGCCAGCGACGAGCGCCGCATGCAACTGGAGCGCGCGCTCGATCCGCTGCGCGCCCGCATCACCGAATTCCAGCTCAAGGAGCAGGCCGCGCGCTTGGGCCTGGAGCAATACACCACGCTGCTGGCCGACGCGCAGGCCGACCTGGAGGCGGTGGCGCAGTCCATCGAGGCCGGCGGCGTGCGCTCGGCCGGCCTGCAAAGCGAGATCGACCGCCTGCACCGCGAGATCGCGGCACTGGGCGCGGTCAACCTCGCCGCGCTGGAGGAGCTGAACCTCGCGCGCGAGCGCAAGACCTTCCTCGACTCGCAGACCGCCGACCTGACCGAGGCCATGACCACGCTGGAAGACGCGATCCGCAAGATCGACGCCGAAACCCGCGAGCTGCTCTCGGGCACCTTCGAGACGGTGAACGGCCATTTCGGGCGCATGTTCCCCGAGCTGTTCGGCGGCGGCAATGCGCGCCTCATCATCACCGGCGACGAAATCCTCGACTCCGGCGTGCAGGTGATGGCGCAGCCGCCGGGCAAGAAGAACCAGACCATCCACCTGCTGTCGGGCGGCGAGAAGGCCCTGACCGCCATCGCGCTCGTCTTCGCCATCTTCCAGCTCAACCCCGCGCCGTTCTGCCTGCTGGACGAAGTGGACGCGCCGCTGGACGATGCCAATACGGAGCGCTATGCCAAGCTCGTGTCCAGCATGAGCCGCGGCACGCAGTTCCTTTTCATCAGCCACAACAAGATCGCCATGGAAATGGCCGAACAACTGATCGGCGTGACCATGCAGGAGCAAGGCGTGTCGCGTATCGTGGCGGTGGACATGGAGTCCGCCTTGTCCATGGCCGATGCCTGA
- a CDS encoding bifunctional diguanylate cyclase/phosphodiesterase, giving the protein MTLPKALRMQRWPWLPGVLCALVGVVASAALWQQQSDSVARIARERFTQEARSFSSALENRIASHTELVVGLRSLFLVNPRLGRADFEHAARELRLAQHYPGVKNVAFTRYVALADKEAYEARVRADDLVRTALASTFAIRPPGDRPEYHVADYIWPTVGNEYIVGLDVGSLPATMASIRYSRDTGQIVASEPFDLLQERENRAGFVIRLPVFDDSAAGVRRYIGSVAATIRFYDMVKSLQSEGQLRGVAMSVRDIGSVRDVAASSERPLLALESGVRPAMERYERELLVHDRRWRLTFQPLQPFLSHSEAQLPALMGGGGLLVTVLLSALITLLVRRRTQAVSFATAAGSALRESEERFRALFNQAAVGVAQVEAASRRFVRANSKFCDILGYTEAELSAKTVGDITHPDDLMAGESLMQQIAQGQIEEFRYEKRYFHKDGRVIWADLTVTPMRIPGNPATHSIAVVQDITERKQMEESQRDSELRLRGILYRLPVGVCLVRKDGGVSFRNERFVQICGYTADDAPTVDDWWRLAFPDAAQREQAIADWLAVCAEAPGDEATAAREHAITCKGGQLRTVDLAGVVLGDDRLITLVDMSQHKAAEEEIRYLAYYDPLTQLPNRRLLLDRLQQALAASTRSHRCGAVLMLDLDNFKTLNETQGHERGDMLLRQVALRLRDCVQTEDTVARHGGDEFVVVLEDLGDSPEDAAARAEEMGQKILTALRRPFVLEGEAHHSTLSMGVTIFQGVRETVDELLQRADLAMYQAKAGGRNSLQFYDPRMQASVAARAALESDLREGIALQQFELFYQPQMDNGRITGAEALLRWRHPVRGFVSPGEFIPLTEETGLILPLGEWVLQAACAQLARWAQQPALAHLGLSVNVSARQFHQSGFVGQVLAALASTGADGRRLKLEMTESLLLQDVEDTIDKMAQLRAYGVGFSLDDFGTGYSSLAYLKRLPLDELKIDQSFVRDVLTDPNDAAIARTIVALGTSLGLRVIAEGVETEAQRAFLARNQCYVWQGYLLSPPLPVDGFERLVVDHAAGQSPLIV; this is encoded by the coding sequence ATGACGCTTCCAAAAGCACTGCGAATGCAACGCTGGCCCTGGCTGCCAGGGGTGCTGTGCGCGCTGGTGGGCGTGGTCGCCAGTGCGGCGCTGTGGCAGCAGCAAAGCGACTCGGTGGCGCGCATCGCGCGCGAGCGGTTCACGCAGGAGGCCCGGTCGTTCTCCAGCGCGCTGGAAAACCGCATCGCCTCGCACACCGAGTTGGTGGTCGGCCTGCGCAGCCTGTTCCTGGTCAACCCCCGGCTGGGCCGCGCCGATTTCGAGCACGCGGCGCGCGAGCTGCGCCTTGCGCAGCATTACCCCGGCGTGAAGAACGTGGCCTTCACCCGCTATGTGGCGCTTGCCGACAAGGAAGCCTACGAAGCGCGTGTGCGGGCCGACGACCTCGTGCGCACGGCCCTTGCATCCACCTTTGCGATCCGTCCGCCCGGTGACCGGCCCGAATACCACGTGGCCGACTACATCTGGCCGACCGTGGGCAACGAATACATCGTGGGCCTGGATGTCGGCTCGCTGCCGGCCACCATGGCGTCCATCCGCTACAGCCGCGACACCGGGCAGATCGTGGCGTCGGAGCCGTTCGATCTGCTGCAGGAACGCGAGAACCGCGCCGGCTTCGTCATCCGCCTGCCCGTGTTCGACGACAGCGCGGCCGGCGTGCGCCGCTACATCGGCTCGGTGGCGGCCACGATCCGGTTCTACGACATGGTCAAGAGCCTGCAGTCCGAGGGCCAGCTGCGTGGCGTGGCCATGTCGGTGCGGGACATCGGCTCGGTGCGCGATGTGGCGGCGTCCTCCGAGCGCCCGCTGCTGGCGCTGGAGAGCGGCGTGCGGCCCGCCATGGAGCGCTACGAACGCGAACTGCTCGTGCACGACCGGCGCTGGCGGCTCACGTTCCAGCCGCTGCAACCCTTCCTGTCGCACTCGGAGGCGCAATTGCCCGCGCTCATGGGCGGCGGCGGGCTGCTGGTGACGGTCCTGCTGTCCGCGCTCATCACGCTGCTGGTGCGCCGCCGCACCCAGGCCGTGAGCTTTGCCACCGCGGCCGGCTCGGCATTGCGCGAGAGCGAGGAGCGCTTTCGTGCCCTGTTCAACCAGGCCGCCGTGGGCGTGGCGCAGGTCGAGGCCGCCAGCCGCCGCTTCGTGCGGGCCAACAGCAAGTTCTGCGACATCCTCGGCTACACGGAGGCCGAGCTGTCGGCCAAGACGGTCGGCGACATCACCCACCCCGACGACCTGATGGCGGGCGAATCGCTCATGCAGCAGATCGCGCAGGGGCAGATCGAAGAGTTCCGCTACGAAAAGCGCTACTTCCACAAAGATGGCCGCGTCATCTGGGCCGACCTCACCGTGACGCCCATGCGCATACCCGGCAACCCGGCCACGCATTCCATCGCCGTGGTGCAGGACATCACCGAGCGCAAGCAGATGGAAGAGAGCCAGCGCGACAGCGAACTGCGCCTGCGCGGCATCCTGTACCGCCTGCCGGTGGGCGTGTGCCTGGTGCGCAAGGACGGCGGGGTGAGCTTTCGCAACGAGCGCTTCGTGCAGATCTGCGGCTATACCGCCGACGACGCCCCCACGGTGGACGACTGGTGGCGCCTGGCGTTTCCCGATGCGGCGCAGCGCGAGCAGGCCATCGCCGACTGGCTGGCCGTGTGCGCCGAGGCGCCGGGCGACGAAGCCACCGCTGCGCGTGAACACGCCATCACCTGCAAGGGCGGGCAACTGCGCACGGTGGACCTGGCCGGCGTGGTCCTGGGCGACGACCGGCTGATCACCTTGGTGGACATGAGCCAGCACAAGGCCGCCGAGGAAGAGATCCGCTACTTGGCCTACTACGACCCGCTCACGCAGTTGCCCAACCGCCGGCTGCTCCTCGACCGGCTGCAGCAGGCCCTGGCCGCCAGCACGCGCAGCCACCGCTGCGGCGCGGTGCTGATGCTCGACCTGGACAACTTCAAGACCCTGAACGAAACCCAGGGCCACGAGCGAGGCGACATGCTGCTGCGCCAGGTGGCGCTGCGGCTGCGCGACTGCGTGCAGACCGAAGACACCGTGGCCCGCCACGGCGGCGACGAGTTCGTCGTGGTGCTGGAAGACCTGGGCGACAGCCCGGAGGACGCCGCCGCACGCGCCGAGGAAATGGGCCAGAAGATCCTCACCGCGCTGCGCCGGCCTTTCGTGCTGGAAGGCGAAGCCCACCACAGCACGCTCAGCATGGGCGTGACCATCTTCCAGGGCGTGCGCGAGACGGTGGACGAACTGCTGCAGCGCGCCGACCTGGCCATGTACCAGGCCAAGGCCGGCGGGCGCAACAGCCTGCAGTTCTACGACCCGCGCATGCAGGCGTCGGTGGCGGCCCGCGCGGCCCTCGAATCGGACCTGCGCGAGGGCATCGCGCTGCAGCAGTTCGAGCTGTTCTACCAGCCGCAGATGGACAACGGCCGCATCACCGGCGCCGAGGCGCTGCTGCGCTGGCGCCACCCGGTGCGCGGCTTCGTGTCGCCGGGCGAATTCATTCCCTTGACCGAGGAAACCGGCCTCATCCTGCCGCTGGGCGAATGGGTGCTTCAGGCCGCGTGCGCGCAACTGGCGCGTTGGGCGCAGCAGCCCGCGCTGGCCCACCTGGGCCTGTCGGTCAACGTGAGCGCGCGCCAGTTCCATCAAAGCGGTTTCGTCGGCCAGGTGCTGGCGGCGCTGGCCAGCACCGGCGCCGATGGCCGCCGGCTCAAGCTGGAGATGACCGAAAGCCTGCTGCTGCAGGACGTGGAAGACACCATCGACAAGATGGCGCAGCTGCGCGCCTATGGCGTGGGCTTTTCGCTAGACGACTTCGGCACGGGCTATTCCTCCCTGGCTTACCTCAAGCGCCTGCCGCTGGACGAACTCAAGATCGACCAAAGTTTCGTGCGCGACGTGCTCACCGACCCCAACGACGCCGCCATTGCCCGCACCATCGTCGCCCTGGGCACCAGCCTGGGCCTGCGCGTGATCGCCGAAGGGGTGGAGACCGAGGCGCAGCGCGCCTTCCTGGCACGCAACCAGTGCTACGTGTGGCAGGGCTACCTGCTCAGCCCGCCGCTGCCGGTGGACGGCTTCGAGCGGCTGGTGGTCGATCACGCCGCAGGCCAGAGCCCGCTGATCGTGTGA
- the ligA gene encoding NAD-dependent DNA ligase LigA, with protein sequence MAKSPDLFSAPAHDSLGQVAIKIEALRAQLNQWAHQYYVLDEPTVPDAEYDRAFQALQALETAHPELLTPDSPTQRVIGAVMEGLSPVRHRVPMLSIRTETDTEASGARTFDARVRRELKRAEGDAPVEYVAEPKFDGLAMSLRYENGRLVQAATRGDGEVGEDVTHNVRAIRQIPLTLPTGGQNGAPPVLEVRGEVYMRRADFDQLNERQREAGGKTFVNPRNAAAGAVRQLDSSISAQRPLSFFAYGLGDITPAGEGGPDFGTHYDMLQALKAWGFPVAAQVRVAHGADELIAFHQEIGASRDRLPYDIDGVVYKVNRLDLQRQLGFVTREPRWAVAHKYPAQEMVTRMDGIDVQVGRTGKLTPVARLAPVFVGGVTVTNATLHNLFELRRKKARVGDQVIVRRAGDVIPEVVAVVPPALGAAMPAPEPIREDAAAAAATDALVDRVDLAAAADAAGSDVPVSLPAPPRDPYVPNFRMPRQCPICGSAVVREKGEVNHRCSGGLFCAAQRKEAILHFAARRAMDIEGLGDKLVDQLVEGQVIRTLPDLYRLGLTALSSLERMAEKSAQNVLAALEKSKQTTLPRFLFGLGIRHIGEATAKDLARHFGGLDAIMDASVEQLLEVNDVGPIVAEAIRTFFDQPHNREVVEQLRACGVTWPEGAPAERAVLPLAGQTIVLTGTLPTLSRDDAKDLLESAGAKVAGSVSKKTSYVVAGEEAGSKLVKAQELGVPVLDEAGMLALLGR encoded by the coding sequence ATGGCCAAGAGTCCGGACCTTTTTTCCGCCCCAGCGCATGATTCCCTAGGGCAGGTTGCTATAAAAATTGAAGCACTTCGCGCCCAGCTCAACCAGTGGGCGCACCAGTACTACGTGCTGGACGAGCCCACCGTGCCCGACGCCGAGTACGACCGCGCCTTCCAGGCCCTGCAGGCCCTGGAGACCGCCCACCCCGAGTTGCTCACGCCCGACTCGCCCACGCAGCGCGTGATCGGCGCGGTGATGGAGGGCCTGTCGCCCGTGCGCCACCGCGTGCCCATGCTCAGCATCCGCACCGAGACCGACACCGAAGCCAGCGGCGCGCGCACCTTCGACGCCCGCGTGCGGCGCGAGTTGAAACGGGCCGAGGGCGATGCGCCCGTCGAATACGTGGCCGAGCCCAAGTTCGACGGCCTGGCCATGAGCCTGCGCTACGAAAACGGCCGCCTGGTGCAGGCCGCCACGCGCGGCGACGGCGAGGTGGGCGAGGACGTGACGCACAACGTGCGCGCCATCCGCCAGATTCCTTTGACGCTGCCCACGGGCGGCCAAAACGGCGCTCCGCCGGTGCTGGAAGTGCGCGGCGAGGTGTACATGCGCCGGGCCGATTTCGACCAGCTCAACGAACGCCAGCGCGAGGCGGGCGGCAAGACCTTCGTCAACCCGCGCAACGCGGCGGCGGGGGCGGTGCGGCAGCTCGATTCGAGCATCTCTGCGCAGCGTCCCTTGAGCTTTTTCGCCTACGGCCTGGGCGACATCACGCCGGCCGGCGAGGGCGGGCCCGACTTCGGCACGCACTACGACATGCTGCAGGCGCTGAAAGCCTGGGGATTCCCGGTGGCGGCGCAGGTGCGCGTGGCGCATGGCGCCGACGAACTCATTGCCTTCCACCAGGAGATCGGCGCCTCGCGCGACCGCCTGCCCTACGACATCGACGGCGTGGTTTACAAGGTCAACCGCCTGGACCTGCAGCGCCAGCTGGGCTTCGTCACGCGCGAGCCGCGCTGGGCCGTGGCGCACAAATACCCGGCGCAGGAGATGGTCACCCGCATGGACGGCATCGACGTGCAGGTGGGGCGCACCGGCAAGCTCACCCCCGTGGCGCGGCTGGCGCCGGTGTTCGTGGGCGGCGTGACCGTCACCAACGCCACGCTGCACAACCTGTTCGAGCTGCGCCGCAAGAAGGCCCGCGTGGGCGACCAGGTGATTGTGCGGCGCGCGGGCGACGTGATTCCCGAGGTCGTGGCCGTGGTGCCGCCGGCGCTGGGCGCGGCCATGCCGGCGCCCGAGCCCATCCGTGAAGACGCCGCCGCCGCGGCAGCCACCGATGCGCTGGTGGATCGGGTCGATCTGGCCGCTGCCGCCGATGCGGCGGGCAGTGACGTGCCCGTCAGCCTGCCCGCCCCGCCGCGCGATCCCTATGTGCCCAACTTCCGCATGCCCCGGCAGTGCCCGATCTGCGGCAGCGCTGTGGTGCGCGAAAAGGGCGAGGTCAACCACCGCTGCTCGGGCGGCCTGTTCTGCGCCGCCCAGCGCAAGGAAGCCATCCTGCACTTCGCCGCGCGGCGCGCCATGGACATCGAAGGCCTGGGCGACAAGCTGGTGGACCAGTTGGTCGAGGGCCAGGTCATCCGCACCTTGCCCGACCTGTACCGCCTGGGCCTCACCGCCCTCAGCAGCCTGGAGCGCATGGCGGAAAAGTCGGCCCAGAACGTGCTCGCCGCGTTGGAAAAGTCCAAGCAGACCACCTTGCCGCGCTTTCTGTTCGGCTTGGGGATTCGCCACATCGGCGAGGCCACGGCCAAGGACCTGGCGCGCCACTTCGGCGGCCTGGACGCGATCATGGACGCGAGCGTGGAGCAACTGCTGGAGGTGAACGACGTCGGCCCCATCGTGGCCGAGGCGATCCGCACCTTCTTCGACCAGCCGCACAACCGCGAGGTCGTCGAGCAACTGCGCGCCTGCGGCGTCACCTGGCCCGAGGGCGCCCCGGCCGAGCGGGCCGTGCTGCCCCTGGCCGGCCAGACCATCGTGCTCACCGGCACCTTGCCCACCCTGAGCCGCGACGATGCCAAGGACCTGCTGGAGTCGGCTGGCGCCAAGGTGGCGGGCTCGGTCAGCAAGAAGACCAGCTACGTCGTCGCGGGCGAAGAGGCCGGCAGCAAGCTGGTGAAGGCGCAGGAGCTGGGCGTGCCCGTGCTGGACGAGGCCGGCATGCTGGCCCTGCTGGGCCGCTAA